Proteins found in one Anopheles aquasalis chromosome 3, idAnoAquaMG_Q_19, whole genome shotgun sequence genomic segment:
- the LOC126576188 gene encoding programmed cell death protein 2, which produces MTTTSVDLGFLEPCDSWLLTNKFFRSKLGGKPAWLELKNLPKPEEVLCTRCDKPLAFLCQVYAPIEENDGCFHRVLYVFVCISASCESDGNGRTIKVLRSQLPRRNAFYDYNPPDETVESPAVVSPVPLCVVCGCRGPKRCGRCQLVNYCGVVHQRLDWSAGHKPVCGQEDSTVAAQRKHTTFVFSECEIVTEPEEHESKPKLSEEENEKRQMEEFERLKSEGKVGVLDELPQEELEKYAGTVDQAEDKVFARFKKRTADAPDQVLRYERGGTPLWLSPIVPQTVPDCERCGSRRIFEFQVMPQLLSFLERDELDWGTLACYTCEASCNNAEGYTEEWIFRQDVIDTTKPAN; this is translated from the exons ATGACCACGACATCGGTCGATCTGGGGTTCCTGGAACCGTGCGACTCGTGGCTGCTGACGAACAAGTTTTTCCGCAGCAAACTGGGCGGCAAACCGGCGTGGTTGGAGCTGAAGAATCTGCCGAAACCGGAGGAAGTCCTGTGCACCCGGTGCGACAAACCGTTGGCCTTTCTTTGTCAG GTTTACGCACCTATTGAAGAAAACGATGGTTGCTTTCATAGAGTGCTGTACGTGTTCGTCTGCATAAGCGCATCCTGTGAATCGGATGGAAATGGGCG TACGATAAAAGTGTTACGAAGCCAGCTACCACGGCGGAATGCATTTTATGATTATAATCCTCCCGATGAAACCGTCGAGTCG CCCGCTGTAGTGTCACCCGTTCCACTGTGCGTCGTATGTGGATGCCGTGGTCCGAAACGTTGCGGCCGATGCCAATTGGTGAACTACTGCGGCGTCGTACATCAGCGGCTGGATTGGAGTGCCGGTCACAAGCCAGTTTGCGGCCAGGAAGACTCTACAGTGGCCGCACAACGCAAACATACCACGTTCGTTTTCTCCGAATGCGAAATCGTCACCGAACCGGAAGAACAT GAAAGCAAACCGAAGCTGTCCGAGGAGGAGAATGAAAAGCGCCAAATGGAGGAGTTCGAGCGATTGAAAAGCGAGGGAAAGGTAGGAGTACTAGATGAGCTTCCGCAGGAGGAACTGGAGAAATATGCCGGCACGGTAGACCAGGCAGAGGATAAGGTATTTGCTCGGTTTAAGAAACGCACTGCTGACGCCCCGGACCAGGTGCTACGGTACGAACGAGGTGGCACACCGCTCTGGCTGTCACCGATCGTACCTCAGACCGTTCCCGATTGTGAGCGCTGCGGAAGTCGAAGGATATTTGAGTTTCAAGTGATGCCTCAGCTTTTGAGTTTCCTCGAGCGCGATGAGCTAGATTGGGGTACGCTCGCGTGTTACACTTGTGAGGCCAGCTGCAATAACGCCGAGGGTTACACCGAGGAGTGGATATTCCGCCAGGATGTGATCGATACCACGAAACCGGCGAACTAA
- the LOC126576189 gene encoding probable 3-hydroxyisobutyrate dehydrogenase, mitochondrial, with product MAFRVLSRGASSAHQQQQQLKVLTDLLIRSFSSGPKNVGFIGLGNMGGPMASNLMAKGHKLHVFDISADAKSALKAKGATPYDNVADLAKASDFVVTMLPNNDIVANTYDTIIGGGGVKSNTIFIDSSTIDPNVAKAVQKKVKEAGATFVDAPVSGGVPGAQNATLTFMVGGTVEEYGAVKELLEGMGKKITHCGGYGMGQAAKVCNNMMLGISMCGLAECMNLAIRLGLDPKVFADIINASTGRSWASEVNNPVPGIIPTAPAGKEYAGGFATGLITKDLGIASAVATTTNSPIPLGALTHQIYRTLMAKGLANKDFSVVYDFLKNSEGK from the exons ATGGCTTTCCGGGTGCTATCGCGTGGTGCTAGCAgcgctcaccagcagcagcagcagctgaaggtgCTGACGGACCTGTTGATCCGCTCGTTCAGCAGCGGCCCCAAGAACGTTGGATTCATCGGGCTGGGCAACATGGGAGGGCCGATGGCAAGCAACTTGATGGCTAAG GGACACAAACTGCACGTATTCGACATTTCGGCCGATGCGAAGAGCGCCCTGAAGGCGAAGGGTGCCACACCGTACGACAATGTGGCCGATCTGGCCAAGGCGTCCGATTTCGTGGTGACGATGCTACCGAACAATGACATTGTGGCCAATACGTACGACACCATCATCGGTGGAGGTGGCGTTAAGAGCAATACGATCTTCATCGACTCCAGTACGATCGATCCGAATGTGGCCAAAGCC GtccagaagaaggtgaaagaGGCCGGTGCCACGTTCGTTGATGCgccggtttccggtggtgtACCCGGAGCGCAAAATGCTACGCTCACCTTCATGGTCGGTGGCACCGTCGAGGAGTACGGTGCGGTCAAGGAGCTGCTCGAAGGTATGGGCAAGAAGATTACGCACTGCGGTGGCTACGGGATGGGCCAGGCGGCCAAGGTTTGCAACAACATGATGCTGGGCATTTCGATGTGCGGACTGGCCGAGTGCATGAACCTGGCCATCCGGCTCGGGCTCGATCCGAAGGTGTTTGCCGATATCATTAATGCATCGACTGGTCGTAGCTGGGCCTCGGAGGTGAACAATCCGGTGCCCGGTATCATTCCGACCGCACCGGCCGGTAAGGAATACGCTGGTGGCTTTGCCACCGGGCTCATCACGAAGGATTTGGGCATTGCTTCGGCCGTGGCCACGACGACCAACTCACCGATTCCGCTCGGTGCGCTCACGCACCAGATCTACCGTACGCTCATGGCAAAGGGGCTCGCCAACAAGGACTTTTCGGTTGTTTACGACTTCCTGAAGAACAGCGAGGGCAAGTAA
- the LOC126576400 gene encoding coiled-coil-helix-coiled-coil-helix domain-containing protein 10, mitochondrial-like, with product MPRRQSHSGSSPRDTSRTSSPKSSNTAKSSMTPPHTTEQPKEATTKSSNIPAPGSGMFAQMAATAGGVAIGSVLGRAFGGLFERSGAETQRDEENAESIGAQVRTDAGGKTAVNEHQLASDDCNWEIKQFLACIDEQRDTKLCEGFKEAMHQCKLKKSPIEMSMH from the coding sequence ATGCCACGTCGACAATCACATTCCGGGTCGTCCCCACGCGATACCAGTCGCACTTCCTCACCCAAATCATCGAACACAGCGAAATCTTCCATGACGCCACCTCATACTACAGAACAACCGAAAGAAGCAACCACGAAATCTAGTAACATTCCAGCGCCAGGTTCGGGAATGTTCGCTCAAATGGCTGCCACGGCGGGTGGCGTTGCAATCGGGTCCGTGTTGGGCCGTGCTTTCGGCGGATTGTTTGAACGATCCGGCGCAGAGACGCAGAGGGATGAAGAAAATGCAGAATCCATCGGGGCACAGGTTCGCACTGATGCTGGAGGAAAGACAGCAGTGAACGAACATCAACTGGCATCCGATGATTGTAACTGGGAAATTAAACAGTTTCTGGCCTGCATCGACGAACAGCGAGACACAAAGCTGTGCGAAGGGTTTAAGGAAGCGATGCATCAGTGCAAGCTGAAGAAATCGCCAATCGAAATGTCTATGCATTAA